The genomic window AGATCCATAGTAGAAGCTGCAGTAAGGAATGCAACAATTATCACACATCAAGGAAGAAAGAACCACCAAATACATGTAGAAAACCATCGCAAGTCTTATAGTTTTGGATGAGAACTGCATGGGTATAAGTAAGGAATGCAACAATTATCACACATCAAGGAAGAAAGAACCACCAAATACATGTAGAAAACCATCGCAGGTCTTGTAGTTTTGGATGAGAACTGCATGGGTATATTAGGATCAGAGAAGTTACGATACCCTTTTCCAAACACCTGAATTGGTGAAGCAAATACTAAATACTTCTAAAAGCTTAGTTAGAAAATCTTTGTTCATCATGCTAATAAACAGATGATGAGAAAACAAACCTCAAAACATTTTACATCCAGTGCTCCAACAGGTTCGGTAAGATCTCGAAAGGTCGAAGCCTTGTTAAAATCAAGATCCTCTGAGGAATAATTAGCCAAAACCCGAGGGAAGACATGATACTGTGTTAAATCATTATAACAACTTCCTCAAGTGTGTTTAGAATCATCAGGTATTCAAAGTTTGTTATATCTCTTCTCCTCTAACTCTCCATGACAATTTCTGCTATCCCCAAGGTTACATTCCTATCAACAAATGAAATAATTCCACTCTTGTCCTTCTACTTCCTTTTGGaaacaaaaattcatttctGGTAGCAACTATTAATGTTCAACTTCTTTTGCATCCTTCTGTGATGCGAAATTCATGAAAACAGGGGCAATTGagtcataaaaaaatctctattgCAGTGTATCTAAACAGATAAAGAGTTTACCAACCTTGCCAACACTCGATCTTCTATGCTGCCCAACATGTTTTAACTGCCTTTGCTGCATATTTTCATTTGCCAAGACTGTATTATTGACAGAAATCCCCTTCTTAGAACTTAAATTGACAAGTATAGGCCATTTAAGAGACTTACGTTTCTGTTCAAGCTTGTTCGCCAGCATGGAAGTTTTTTGAATATGGATGATCCCCTGGTGGCTTCAACCAAATACTCATAATAAAAGTGCAAGACATTTTTCATGATTGTtaaatttatagggttttgaaTATCATATACACAgtagaaacaataaaataaaattatttggaaGTTCTTAAGACTTCAttagatagatctagagttgtttatgaatttattacctgaagatctaatcttttttgttttgctttaaataGTTCTTTAAATGCTaggttgtcgcaaaccacaagttgTCTAATTGTTCGGTCTCTAATGGTAATCCACATGAACCACCAATAAGAAATctcctaaatttttatttaagagagagagattgttatacCTAGAGTGCTAACTTTCTATTCTATGACTTAAGTAGATTTTCTATCTAACAgacaaccataaaaataaaaggcatagcttactatttataagaaaatttaaaaaaccctataaattgacaaaatatcaatttgtccctTGAATAAtagtcatatattaattcaggacaatattagaaattaactcaatcagtccttaattgatttttctatgtCTAAATGTAACGACCCGTCTTTTTCATAGCAAACAATCGAtggaatttttatatatataacatttctCTCGACTTTCTTTAATGGTGAATCCACtcctttttaatcattaaattaaacctcatttattcttaaaattttcgATAGAGTTTCCTTCATTTTTATAAGTACCAAGTtatcaacatcttttttatacgcacttatcatcaaaataaatctatatTTCCACAACTCAATCATATCAGGACAACCTCAGGCATATCCAACATATCAACCCATTTATTTATCCCttccttttcaaatttatatttccaTCACATACTTCCCCTTTTAAACTGTAATACCCATATTAAATGTCACCATCGTCATCAGTTAtgcatattttcaaaatataagtgTCGTACAAGTATTACAATCCAAAAGAAATTACAATACTTTAAATATAAGTACAACCTATTAAAGTAATTACAAAAGATTACATTACCTAACAAAagtacaaaataactaaaaacaagGTAATGTCTAAAGATATCCAGTAGTACGAGAGAGTCCTGcataaacaaaacataaagaatACCCACaatattataatgattttaaagaAACCTAATAATTACGTGTAAAATGTCATATACCACATTTCACTTTATACTTAGGTTTAATTTCCCACTAAACATTTATTTCACAATAATTACCCATATTCTCTCAAAATATCTAATTCCTCCAAACTCCTCCATTTCAAACTCATATTTTAATCCATAATTAACATccccaaataaaacaaacactTTAACTTGAgagttttttcttcataacccTTCTATTTTAACTCATTCAATTCTAACATAACTAAAATGGTCTTCCCAACCCCAACTCTTCAATTTCTCAATTACACCATACTAATTGCATCCATGCCTTAGTTTCCGACCGTTGGACAACTAAATCATAACTCCTTCTTCTTATTCTCTAATTTATCAGGTGGTTACGGTTAAACCACTAACCCTTAGTTTTCCATAACTACGGACCACTAggttaaaatttcttttctcttgatcTTTCAATTTATGGACGAATAAGTTACTTCATTATCTCTTAGCTTCCGTTTCTACGAACGACtaagttttatattttccatTCCTATCCTCCACTTCGTTGacaattaagttttaaatttttcattccCTTAATCTTCCACTTCGTGGACGATTAAGTTACTTCACTAGCCCTTAGCTTCCCTTTCTACGGACGactaagttttatatttttcataataccTTTATCCATCATTACCCGTCATAACTCCATTTCAATCATATTCTCCCAAGAATCATTTTTGTCAAATTCATAGTCTTAGTTCCAACCTTTCATTTCCAtctaattcaaaacattaatttaacaagaaaattaaacaacTAAGGTAAACAAGTTTAAGGTAGCAACACCTACCTATAGTTCTTGATGCTCGAGCTCCTTCCGTTGGTGTCCCGACTCTGAATGCTACTCCTAACATTTATCGGAAGGCATTCATATTAGTACCAACCTCTAAGTCAACAATATCCTAAGTCCATTTCcctttttcatataatattttcacAATGTTTATATCATAACATTTATTTAACATATCCCTCCTATACCTACATTATGTTTCATCAATTCTATtagttctttttatataatcaccATATATAACATTATTTACTTTTAtgctaaacaaaatatttctttcgaATACTTTCCTAGTGATAATCTTAACCTTGACATACATTACTCATGACAcacatttttaaacaaaaccatATAACCTCATTTCCTTTATTATATATGCCATAACCACCTTCCCTTCTCTTATCATTGttatatcctttttttaattctacaaAGTAATCACACcccatttcatttaattttcctTCTCTCATGGCCGACCATCTAGCCCAATTTttctcctctattttttttttaccatcatcTAATTTCACAATATCAACataaaccacaaaaaaaccaatttaaaagaatattctaCCAACATTAACACAAACCCtaactttttcaaaatttaaaaatttcaaataatcatgtgtaaaacataacaaatcaaGCAATTATCACTTTAAAACAACTTACCCAAATGTAttaagcaagaatcaaagctcACTGCATTATCCTCGTTTCCTATTCATCATCTTCCTCATTCAAAGTCTACTTTCTCCCTCTAGaacttctctttgttttctaagttcccttgttctttttttttctctcttgttttttattgatttatagcTAAAAACACTTTTCCTAACACAATTTTTTTGGGTTCCTCCTtgcctttttctctctttctctcccaagctctcttttctcttgtttattttcatatttttctatccAGCCATGGTTTAATGAAGAAGAGAGTTGCTGGAAATTTTCCAGTTCATCAAGCATATTTACAAAACTGCCATTAATGATTTTCATGCTATTCTAATTGTCAACATTATTTGACAACCTTACCTAACTCTGAttgctctaaaattttaattgtatatGAAACTATATGTGAAGGCGGTCCTCGTAAATGTTCAGtttgatccaacggtcggattgagcgTTATGTCTGATAGCGCTAAATTGGTCGGTAGgtgatttttatgcaaaaaaattcaaattttcttgtttaaccCTTTCATAAAACATATACATTAATCCTCTAAACCCTATaggtaattttatcatttttaaaacaagtatatgttttttttaaaaaaaatcaaaatctggaGGTTTACACTAAAAATAGaatgatttttctaggtctcaAAATATAAtctctatattaattatattttaattcttaatttttaaaatatattttaatcaagtcatacttaattaaattatcccagtttaatttctgactaatgctTCTTAATGTGTGTGGCCCATTAGGTTCTTAATATATtgactcaaatataaattataattctaattaaatagaattaaataaattaaataatttaattttttatcaattcaacaaattgattaatttatatttaaaatcgGGTACATTATCTAGCAACGTGTCATAATCTTCTAAATATTAcaaaagtcattagtggtttgaccTAACGTTTCAGTGATcgttttttaatgtaattaatatcctttcatcaataatattatgatttaacattaaagtatGAGTATGTCtatcatgttaaatcatgttaattctttacataatagtcattgatcgtttaaataagttttgaaactcttttcaaatctcattacATCTTGACCAAGGATTTCttagtcaatactatttgagaatagatgaaatatttttttctaattcacttagggtgttgaatcctctcttgattactcaagtaccttcatatagttcatgataTACCCAATGCTTACCCAGTAGATAActcaattaagataacatgtaacaagatcaaaacataatattttctatataagataattaGTGATATTaagtttaaggatcacttaTACGACCGTTATGTGAGCTTTTCCATAGACATAGGTGATCTTTCcatataaaattttcatgcgGATCAGTTTAGTGTACATATCTTAtaacaagcacctacatattaattCTAAATATCTCTTATACCTCAGCTTGTAAGAACAACTGCTTCtttttataaaggaaaaaacataatatgtatcagtttTCATGACTATAATAAATGTCCCATATGAGAGCATCGACCAAGAACGTTTTAAGAATAATGCTTTAATGTAATAGGAGttctataattataacaattttataattttctttgcaaaatatatttatttcatgagttttatttttactctatattcataaatcaaatattaaatttattaatctaatactatattaatattaaaaataaattaaacttttaataataataaatatatatttagattaatataataataacacgtaaccaaaacatattaaactaacaaaatttctagccatttttctttttggggtTACAAGTACACATGGAACAGTCATGAGAACCTGAAACaggaaatcaacaaaatttatgCAGCAATTCTAGCTATTCAGCAATTCTAGCTCTAACGTTTCTCGAACTTGACTTAGACATACCTCACTAGTTTCTGTATCTGGTGAAATGGAAGAAGAATCTCTTTTGTCTGGTACAATAATATCATCCTGACCACTACTGTCTCGAACAAGATCCATGCATTGACTCTCTAAAGGATCATCAGGGATAGAGGTTGTTGCCCGCTAGTTTCAGCATCATTTTAACTAGCTTCTGAGCTCCCCTCATCAGTTATCCTGCACACTCTTTTCAGTAGAAATCGCTTCATTTGCTCAGGAATATGACCCACAAAGCTAGTTTTGGTTTCATTTACAGGAAGAGTATCATCATTGTTAGAGGATGATGGAGGAAGACATAGCTTCTTATCAAAATGATAGTTCTGTCTTAACTTGGGTCTACGTCTCCATGCATCTTCTGTCTTGTCAAGTTTCCAATGCTTTACAACACAATTTGGAAAGGGATTAGCTTACCAGGGACCTCTCTCATCAAATCAATGTGCGGAACATGTGCATCCACTTCTCCTATCAAGGCAAAAAAGATTCAGAAAATTTCCAGAGGCAATAAGACAACAGTTAGAAAAGGATGGTATATATTATAAAGAAACTAACATACCACAACATTTTGCTCCACTTCCTCGTGCGCAAGCTGGTGTGCAGTTCTTTACTGTTATCTGGCTATTTTGTATCTCATCTTCAAATGCTTTCTTGTCAGTAGTTTCCACAGTGGAATTCTCACCCACCCTAGCATGAAGCTCCTCCAATTGCCTGGTTCGGTCAAATATTGATGATTGTATTTTGCCTCGTCAGAAACCTGAAGagtaaaataacaattaatcaATTGATGAAACATGAGAGTGAGAAATGGACATGCAATCAACAggtgtttgataattaaagcCAAAACAAACTTGGCCATCCACCTTACCTCAATCCATTGGAAGGCCatccttttaaaaacaaatgagggGCTCCACATACAACAAATAGAAATTTTGATATATCTTGTCTgcgtgctctttttttttttaatcaggcTTCTTACTCATGGAGCATATGTCTATGGCTAAGAACAAGGATGTGTTGGTTAAATAATTTCTCAGAGATGACTTTTTCCTATTGTTACATGCACAAactatttcattttgtttttatgttagtcttttttggttttatctTAGTGTTGATTCAATGGATTTATTGATATACAGATTTGCCAGTAGTGAACTATGTACTAAATGCATCAAGAAAGAGATTTCATCACATCTTAATACCGGCTATACACAAGTCATAGACCTTGCATATACAAAGACATGATAAAAACTTCGACCAGAGTTTTTCTAATATGGTAATTTCAAATAACATGTAATTTatataaactaaatgaaaaaatatactaaCTTTGTAACTTGTCATGTTAGATGGTGTGGGGCTAGATATTTCATAATAAATCTCACTCATGTTTATAAGTTTTATCGGGACGAGATATGTCGTGAGGGATTTGAGATGTGGTTACTAAAAGTCTTGTTGTATCACTTTGATATAGTCAAGATGCATTGCCTTGATTGAGTAATGTGGCAATTTAGCTTATCTCAACACATTTCGGATTATATTGATACTGGTGACGAGCTACATGGTATTAGTCGTAAGGGTAAGCGGGAAGAAAATTAACTGTTGATTCATACAACTTACCTAGATTATTAGGATGCTAAGAAGGATCAAATATTTGAGGAGCAACATCCAATAATTGATTACAACCTATATGAGATGGTATTTGTCCATTTCGTGCCAATTTATTACACCTACATAGTTAGCATTCCCGAGGAGTCTAAGTAATCCAATGTATTATGAGCCCTGATATCCAAGATTGAATTGATTAGTATGCAATACATACACACTGTTAATGTTAATATAGATGATGAgtgctaattattttttaatttatgtatatagattcattatttattataggTGGCTCGAAAAGCAGTAGTCATTATCCATGAAGGCATCAATCAAATAGAACTTATCGTGGCCAACACTATGCTCAATTTATGCCATAGTGGACTTCAACAGGTTAAGGAGGATGCATATTTTAAAGTAGCATTAAAGGAAGATAAGATCGCTTATCATGAAAAGGGACATGTTATTGGGGATGCCGGTCCATCCACAAGCATCCCAAGCTAGTTTACGAGCTGGGGTGAACATAGTGTTGACCCCTATATAAGTGCTATATGCCTCATCCTAGAGTTGGACAAGCTGGGGTGGTGGTGCAGACCCATCCACGAGCACTCCAAACCCATTAACAAGTGCTCTAAGCTTGTTCGCGAGTTGGGATGGTTTTCAGATGTAGTTAGATAATATGATTTAATGTAAtaagaattatgatttttgttaaaatttaataaaatattatctgaatcattgtgtttaattatgaattatgaaGTGTGTTGATCTTTTAGTTGTGTTGGGGAGATCAAttgtaaattgtgtttttgaattgtgAAGTTGTCTTTGTAAAGGTCGAAATTGAGTTGTGAATTGTGAAACtggtatagtttttttttttaattaaagtagaGAGTTATGAAGGTTTAAAAAAGCTCCATAGACACATTTTTTGGGCGAGTTGTAATACTCAACCGCGACTCGAGAGTCGTAGATGTGAAATGTGACTCGAGAGTCGTAGATGAGAATTATGACTCGCCAAGTGctttttgtataaatattttacgGACTATGTTATTTCTCTCATAGTAATTAAATCTATTATGGGGGTTGGCTCGCCAAGGGACTAGGTCTCGGGTCACATAGGTTGACCTCAGTCAAcccaggaaaataaaaaaaatatgtttgaggTTATAATATCCAACATgtaaaagttttgaaataatGCATGTAGATGTaggctatataaaaaaatatgaggcatGAGGTGTAGTATAGTTATTCCACAtcgaaaagttaagaaacaatccatatGGATGTAGGCTATAAAAAACAACGTGAAGCATGAAGTATAGTATAATTATtccatattgaaaaattaagtaaaaaatccATGTGGatgtaaactatataaaaaaatggtgatattaagtattcataaattaattttatattttatggatttattaaaaaaaatcgggtCTCACCTAGGTTATGTTGGGTCACTCAAGTTTTGAGTTGACCTGACGAGTTACCCAAGTTTAACCAGGCCAATTGTATCTTCAGGTTTTTGTGGTTTGAGACCTGGCCAAGGCCTCTAGTTTCTTGGATCCTGGATCAACTTgttaaattaatctttatagctatgattccttcaatatttttaattataggtCCAAATTGGTTAGAAACGACAAGTGGTTGTTGAGATGTTGATGATATGATAAAGAGAGAGGGTCTTGAAGAGCTAtgagttttttgaaattaagagataaagaaAGTGTTTAGGAGCATGGTAGCGGTAGcagttcaaagtatttttcgctcaaaaatacatcaaaataattttttttttaatattagctcattaaaatgatttgaaaatataaaaaaataatttttttttaaatttaaaattttaaaaaatataattttaaccacattttcaaatactattaaataatgagaaattaaataaaatcatgatttctAAGAGTTGCTGAGATGATGACGAATAATGATACCAAACTATAATGCCATTAGTTGCGgcttaaaaactataaatttctttttgtaaGTGAAGAGGTAATTTGCGAccattaatagtaaaaaagaaatggataagGTTTTGCCCAATTTAGACCACTGTTCTTCTTTAAACATTCAGCCACTAATATCTCTCAGCCAAAACACCCCCTCCTGAAGAGGGAGGGATTCGAACAATCAAGAACCCTTCCTTTAATTCAAGGGGAGTATggatcataaaattaaaaaaaaaaaaaaaattattaagagggTGATAGCATCACGCATTCGAagtgataaaaaacaaaaatccgcCTCAAACTGCTTTTACAGCCCACAGAAAACACCAAACTGAGAGGGTCGAGCTCCAAGTTGGAGCCTCCAACAACCATCACATGCCGTTACAGAAAAAAGCCATCAAAAGCCACAGAGACCCAATATCGTCTTTTACTATTAAAACCTAAGCACTTTCTCGTAATTTCAATTCTGCCTCTTTTCGATGGTGTTGTAATATAAGCCTCACCAAAGTCTcgctttttttcaatttttataatcCTACACAAAACCCGCGGCTTCAAATCTCGCTAACGTACGCCACCTGCGTTGTGCGCGCTCCCTGCAATAAAATCTTACGGTCGCAACTCGCAACTGCTAAATTTTACGTGTGAACTCATTACAAAAGGTGCGGACTCCCCTCACTGCGCCTGTGAGCTTCTTCCCTATAGTATTTTTCCATTTCCCAATTTCCCACCGATTCCTCTCGTTTGCTTAAACGACACTCTCCCTAAACCCTCTCCTTCTCCTTGTGTCTCTCTCGCTTCACCACCCCCACCGCCCTTATCTCTCATTTGGATCTCTTAAAATCACTCAAATTCTACTCTCTTCACAGCTGCTTCACTTAATTCCTTCTCCATTAGGTAAACAGATTCTACGAAAAATCTCGATCTctgcttgttttgttttgttttgtttttttaactggatCGCTGATCTTAGTTGCAAGCAAACGCATGCAGCGCCGAGATATAGGTTGCTTgtgattttgaaataattttttttacagaacTGGATTCAAAAAACCATATCGAAATCATGcgttttttgtttcctttcttgAGTCTCATCGGTTTGCAGGGGTTGTACGGCTTCTCCCTATCTTCTTCTTTGTTCATTATCTGCAACATCACCTGAGTTAAAGCAAGCGTGTGTGAAGGAGAAGGAGTGAACTGGATTGGTGGTTTGGTTTGGATTGTGTGTGGGTCCgtgaaccccccccccccccccccccaaaagaaaaaaaaggaaaggaaaaatgcCTCATCGTACCACTTACTTCTTCCCTAGGCAATTTCCTGAAAGGTCCGGGATCCATGCATCATCATCAAAACAAGCATTACATCACGAGAAGAAGAAAGTCAGTAAAGATGCTTTTAACATCGGAAATGACCGCCGAAAGTCTTCATCAAAAGATCAGTACTCCAAATCTTCCTTTCCAGTTGGCAAAAATATATCAGAAACAACAACTATTACTACTGTTCCAACTACAATAACAACACCCATATCCGATCTCTTCACGAGCAGTGATGACGAAAAGTACCATCCGAAGAACAAACAATTCGGTGAGGATGACAAGTATaaacgaaagaaaaaacaacttgcCGCTTTTTTCGACTGGTTGTCCGAGAAAAAAGTTGAGAAATCTACTAGTCACGTGAAGTTGCAAAGATTATCAACTGAGGAGGATCGTCACCTGTTAGTTACACCGGAGCCGGAACCAGAACCAGAACCAGAACCTGTTCTTCCAGTTCCGCAGATAATTAAAGAGAGGGATGTTGACCGGAATTTTGACCGGCAAGTGTCGCTGCCAAGATTATCGAGTGGGAGTAGTTATGCTGGTAGCTTGTTCTCGGGGATTACTACACTTTATGGAAACTTTACTACTGATATTAAGGTCGACACGTCGATGACGGTGCATTTGCCGACTATAAAGCAGGATGTGGCGGAGGAAAAGGAGGACCAGGAGAAGAAGGAAAACTTGGCGCTGAAGACTAAAGAGAGTTACTATTTGCAGCTTAGTTTGGCTAAAAGACTGAGCGCTCAAGCTGGTATTGCTAGTGAGCTTGTGCTTCTGCAGGAAGGCGTCCCTGAGGCCTCCGATGCACAAACCGTTTCGTATCGCCTCTGGGTACAGTTCAAATTCGTCACATcccattatattctttttacgATTTGATTTCAAAGTCATGACAAATTAATGTACATGATGATCTTGTTCGTTATTCTAGGTGAGTGGATGCTTGTCGTACAGTGACAAGATATCGGATGGATTTTATAACATTTTGGGAATGAATCCATATCTGTGGGTGATGTGCAATGACGATGAGGAAGTAAGCAAGCTGCCTCCTTTAAAGTCGCTCAAAGAAATTGAACCAAGTGAGACATCAATGGAGGTGGTCCTTGTTGATAGACGTGGTGACTCGCGTCTTAAGGAGCTGGAGGATAAAGCACAAGAACTATATTGTGCTTCAGAGAATACATTGGTGTTGGTGGAGCAACTGGGCAAACTTGTTGCTATTTACATGGGGTAAGGTGTTTAAGTATCATGATCTATAAGATTCTTCTTTGTCTACTACTACTTGaatgtttactttttttttttatcgtgggTTGCTAAATGTTTAGGGGAACTTTCTCGGGGGAGCAAGGGGATCTCCACAAGCGCTGGAAAGTGGTTAGCAGGAGATTGAGGGACTTCCACAATTGTATTGTGCTCCCCATTGGTAGCCTATCCATGGGACTCTGTAGACATCGCGCGATTCTattcaaggtaaaaaataaaaaaatacatataacttgctgcttcttttttcctaaaaaaaaacagtaatttgATATCAGTTCCGATTTCTAGTTTGTTTCTTTGTAAATTAAAGGAACACGACTAATCTACCGATTTACAAATCTTCAGTGAGTTGGTACGAATAAAGAAGAGACATGACTGACCTGAAGGATATCTGTTAGTGGCCACTTAGCCTTCAGAATGATTTATTATGAATATATAAGGTCCTGTTGGGGAATTTCATGATGGGAAATCAGAGATTACAAACCTCTTAGGAAActcacttgattttttatttggttaaagaGCATCAGCTAATAGTGATTTTATTAGGTATAGCACCTAATCTTCATTAAAGGGTGTTTGCTCTGGAACTCAGTGATCTTAAAAGTCCATGGCTGGTAATTCTACTATACATGTTCTCATATTTCAGTTTTTGATGGCTGGTAATTCTATTGGACAGACATGTTACATCGAGGCAAGGGTCACTTCATATGTAGGTTTGTGATCCATCATATTTTGTCAAGGATTGGGGATGAAGGCTTTGGTGTAAAGATTTGGGATATGTGGCATTACTGTTGTTTCACTTGTCTTTGGTTTGGATTGTTTTAACAGCAGTGTGAGTTGGTAGGCAtgttgtcttaaaaaaaattggatggaAAAAAACTTGTGCtttgttctttgattttctttctcaatttgcACCATCTTATATGACATCAATTGAAGAAATTGTAAATTGGAAGATCACATGTAGTTCTAAGATATGGTGCCAGGATTTACGTTTCTAAATATCAAAGGAAATTTTAATAGCACACATGACTGTCTGAACAGGGGCATGGTACATGAGAATGCAACTGATTTAGAAGAATCAAGTGTCACCCACAATTATAAAGAGAATCCTTTAACAGTGCTCGTTCCTCTGATAATTAAGTTAGGTATTTGTATCTTGTTGCAGTATATGGCAACATTTGTTTGAAATCTTTGATTTGTATGGGATTCTAGGAGGATGTCAAACCTATCCGATCATTCCACGTAAAATTTTGTTCTTGCAAGTTCACATGTGTAGCATCCATTAAAGGATATAAGCTTAACCTTTGAAAACTATTTTCATTGCCAAACTGATCATGTCTGTCTCTGAGCAT from Populus trichocarpa isolate Nisqually-1 chromosome 5, P.trichocarpa_v4.1, whole genome shotgun sequence includes these protein-coding regions:
- the LOC18099587 gene encoding uncharacterized protein LOC18099587 isoform X3, with protein sequence MPHRTTYFFPRQFPERSGIHASSSKQALHHEKKKVSKDAFNIGNDRRKSSSKDQYSKSSFPVGKNISETTTITTVPTTITTPISDLFTSSDDEKYHPKNKQFGEDDKYKRKKKQLAAFFDWLSEKKVEKSTSHVKLQRLSTEEDRHLLVTPEPEPEPEPEPVLPVPQIIKERDVDRNFDRQVSLPRLSSGSSYAGSLFSGITTLYGNFTTDIKVDTSMTVHLPTIKQDVAEEKEDQEKKENLALKTKESYYLQLSLAKRLSAQAGIASELVLLQEGVPEASDAQTVSYRLWVSGCLSYSDKISDGFYNILGMNPYLWVMCNDDEEVSKLPPLKSLKEIEPSETSMEVVLVDRRGDSRLKELEDKAQELYCASENTLVLVEQLGKLVAIYMGGTFSGEQGDLHKRWKVVSRRLRDFHNCIVLPIGSLSMGLCRHRAILFKKLADYIGLPCRIARGCKYCVADHQSSCLVKIQDDRLFSREYVVDLVGQPGNVHGPDSTINGAFLSSMPSPFQIPHLNESQQPYMDDATYEILDSKHSCTFPENPPCSGNKEEEKLIEDDGWFQNLKVSTYVSVDQVYPGNESSLMPLDLKRNAEAPATAGRSIYECSTLKAEQIIMQQTYKKEMAVFGNSVINSVVKQTKVNLSSQSGMEEVESRVDNQGRPSSVTIPRYLNLEPSLAMDWLEISWEELHIKERVGAGSFGTVHRAEWHGSDVAVKVLTVQDFHDDQLREFLREFLLGGNNETSSPSECGSLHGCCHKASSTINRDRISAKGQSIPPHTQASCR